The Novosphingobium terrae genome has a window encoding:
- a CDS encoding NlpC/P60 family protein, whose translation MACPAETLADAAASLIGTPFRLHGRDPQTGLDCLGLVGAALGMAGRPISLPYHYTLRMRGIDPLLPLAEKAGLQPAKSAPTAGDILLLHVGPCQFHLGITAQDLGLIHAHAGLRRVVHSPAPQGIIKRWRLPETA comes from the coding sequence ATGGCCTGCCCAGCTGAAACGCTGGCAGATGCCGCCGCCAGCCTGATCGGCACACCCTTCCGCCTGCACGGCCGCGATCCACAAACCGGGCTCGATTGCCTCGGGCTGGTGGGCGCAGCACTGGGCATGGCGGGGCGACCGATCTCGCTGCCCTATCACTACACGCTGCGGATGCGGGGCATCGATCCTTTGCTGCCGCTGGCGGAGAAGGCCGGGCTGCAGCCTGCCAAGAGCGCGCCAACAGCGGGCGATATCCTGCTGCTGCATGTCGGCCCCTGCCAGTTCCATCTTGGCATCACCGCGCAGGATCTCGGTCTGATCCATGCGCATGCCGGGCTGCGCCGGGTGGTCCACTCACCTGCCCCGCAAGGCATCATCAAGCGCTGGCGCCTGCCTGAAACCGCCTGA
- a CDS encoding DUF2163 domain-containing protein, protein MSRIWFSQPLETVATWWRIDRRDGVSLGFTTHDADLWFDALLHRSAPGMKPAAIRRSTGFDADSAEVDGAIAHDSIAEADLVAGRYDGARVAVGLVDWQTLEFTAIYAGSIGGVTQDSNRFSAQLVSRKGDLARDPVPRTSPCCRADFCGQGCGLSAARFTHEAVLASFDPGQNAVTMAGDVAASLLPGGQIRWLDGPYAGLAMTIAGLAGDGLVLDRPLDLPLAAGLRAQLREGCDHTLATCAARFGNALNFRGEPFLPGNDMVIRYGLPS, encoded by the coding sequence ATGAGCCGGATCTGGTTTTCCCAGCCGCTCGAAACCGTGGCGACATGGTGGCGGATCGACCGGCGCGATGGCGTCTCGCTGGGCTTCACCACCCATGACGCGGATCTGTGGTTCGACGCCCTGCTCCACCGCAGCGCGCCGGGGATGAAGCCCGCCGCGATCCGCCGCTCGACGGGCTTCGATGCGGATTCCGCCGAGGTCGATGGCGCCATCGCGCATGACAGCATCGCCGAAGCGGATCTGGTCGCCGGGCGCTATGATGGGGCTCGGGTGGCGGTAGGTCTGGTGGACTGGCAGACGCTGGAGTTCACCGCGATCTATGCGGGCAGCATCGGCGGCGTCACGCAGGACAGCAACCGGTTTTCGGCGCAGCTGGTGTCACGCAAGGGCGATCTGGCGCGCGATCCGGTGCCGCGCACCAGTCCATGCTGTCGCGCCGATTTCTGCGGGCAGGGCTGCGGGCTTTCGGCGGCGCGCTTCACCCATGAGGCGGTGCTGGCCAGCTTCGATCCCGGGCAAAATGCAGTGACCATGGCGGGCGATGTAGCGGCCTCGCTGCTGCCGGGAGGACAGATCCGCTGGCTGGACGGCCCCTATGCGGGGCTGGCCATGACCATCGCCGGGCTGGCGGGTGATGGTCTGGTGCTGGATCGCCCGCTCGATCTGCCTCTGGCCGCAGGCCTGCGCGCGCAACTGCGCGAGGGCTGCGATCATACGCTGGCCACCTGCGCGGCGCGTTTCGGCAATGCGCTCAACTTCCGGGGCGAGCCCTTCCTGCCCGGCAATGATATGGTGATCCGTTATGGCCTGCCCAGCTGA
- a CDS encoding DUF2460 domain-containing protein, whose product MAFWLASKRQGQDSDWLQRFDPRFWTNDFPRPMMASAITPAPDALRIDATFLREGDLAGLIWASEDVLDHPLLAYATDRDYSRTTLSFRWRSGGILPLNAVNGPTLTIEGRDASGQPHSWFVRLWNFASGTGEDAQVTLPFSQIFGGWSSDAADPLYPSDIDRMFISLVAPGYVQGSTTPFPAALDGWAELTHIRCDGDRAMLSIGDVFVPPHGLAVATAYDDQCNQTPARLIRSLRQLGYRGSVLHYVGMSHHFRLHYVGADCLVDTTGDVLCTPARAWHAAFFAACAEAGLSPIASISYEVLAQHCPSSWAQRAADGSAGQTGWDPPSNLLSPAQGEAMGWLQAIARAYVGLMQAADVPLRLQIGEPWWWVTGDGQICLYDDAAKAAFGGNPVTIPDLSAPLNADQTALLDQAGALLASSTATITAAAKAQAGSTACEVLLLTFLPTVLDPTMPEARRANLPTGWAWPAFDRLQVEDYDWLTAGASALRQSGYATINQRLAYPPGAQDYLAGFVLSPGQPDLWRLIDTGIDEALARNAHEVFVWALPQICRDGYLRIPNAKDASDMNAFDDVPYPLALGLDAKITQEFSTSIATTASGFERRNSLWSNARLHFDLGPGIRSDAELGVLIAFFRARRGAARGFRLADPSDFSSNGMVDAPSAVDQVIGVGDGTASSFPLVKHYGDEAQDPQQRRITRPRAGSVLVSVNGVGVTNGWALEESGIVSFTTAPAAGATVRAGFLFDVPVRFEQDTLDISGAGFSIGEAPSVPVIEIREAV is encoded by the coding sequence ATGGCCTTCTGGCTCGCCTCAAAGCGTCAAGGGCAGGACAGCGACTGGCTCCAGCGCTTCGACCCGCGCTTCTGGACCAACGACTTCCCCCGCCCGATGATGGCCAGCGCCATCACCCCCGCCCCCGATGCGCTGCGCATCGACGCCACTTTCCTGCGCGAGGGCGATCTGGCCGGGCTGATCTGGGCCAGCGAGGATGTGCTGGACCACCCGTTGCTCGCCTATGCCACGGACCGCGATTACAGCCGCACCACGCTGAGTTTCCGCTGGCGTTCGGGCGGCATCCTGCCGCTCAATGCCGTCAACGGCCCCACGCTGACCATTGAAGGCCGCGATGCCAGTGGCCAGCCGCATAGCTGGTTCGTCCGTCTGTGGAACTTTGCCAGCGGCACCGGTGAGGATGCGCAGGTCACCCTGCCCTTCAGCCAGATTTTTGGCGGCTGGTCATCCGATGCTGCCGATCCGCTTTATCCCTCCGACATCGACCGCATGTTTATCTCGCTGGTGGCGCCGGGCTATGTGCAGGGCTCCACCACGCCCTTCCCCGCCGCTTTGGACGGCTGGGCCGAGCTGACGCACATCCGCTGCGATGGCGATCGCGCGATGCTCTCCATTGGCGATGTCTTTGTGCCGCCGCATGGGCTGGCCGTCGCCACCGCCTATGACGATCAGTGCAACCAGACTCCCGCGCGGCTGATCCGCAGTCTGCGGCAGTTGGGCTATCGCGGCAGCGTGCTGCATTATGTTGGCATGAGCCACCATTTCCGCCTGCATTATGTCGGGGCGGACTGTCTAGTGGATACGACGGGCGATGTGCTGTGTACCCCGGCGCGGGCATGGCATGCAGCCTTCTTTGCGGCCTGTGCAGAGGCTGGCCTCTCGCCCATCGCCTCGATCTCCTATGAGGTTCTGGCGCAGCATTGCCCGTCCAGCTGGGCTCAGCGTGCCGCCGATGGCAGTGCCGGGCAGACGGGTTGGGACCCGCCCTCCAACCTGCTCTCCCCCGCGCAAGGCGAGGCGATGGGCTGGCTGCAAGCTATCGCCCGCGCTTATGTCGGCCTGATGCAGGCTGCCGATGTGCCCCTGCGCCTCCAGATCGGCGAGCCATGGTGGTGGGTGACCGGCGATGGCCAGATCTGCCTCTATGACGATGCCGCCAAGGCAGCCTTCGGTGGCAATCCGGTGACGATCCCCGATCTGAGCGCGCCGCTGAATGCCGACCAGACCGCTCTGCTCGATCAGGCGGGCGCGCTGTTGGCCAGTTCCACCGCCACCATCACCGCCGCGGCCAAGGCACAGGCGGGCAGCACGGCTTGCGAGGTCTTGCTGCTCACCTTCCTGCCCACCGTGCTGGACCCAACCATGCCCGAGGCCCGCCGCGCCAATCTGCCCACCGGCTGGGCCTGGCCCGCCTTCGACCGCCTTCAGGTCGAGGATTATGACTGGCTCACCGCAGGCGCCTCGGCGCTGAGGCAGTCTGGCTATGCCACGATCAACCAGCGGCTAGCCTATCCGCCCGGTGCTCAGGATTATCTTGCGGGCTTTGTGCTCAGCCCGGGCCAGCCGGACCTCTGGCGGCTGATCGATACCGGCATCGACGAGGCTTTGGCCCGCAACGCCCATGAGGTCTTCGTCTGGGCGCTGCCCCAGATTTGCCGCGACGGTTACCTGCGCATACCCAACGCCAAGGACGCTTCCGATATGAACGCTTTCGACGATGTGCCCTATCCGCTGGCGCTTGGGCTGGATGCGAAAATCACGCAGGAATTTTCCACCAGCATCGCCACCACCGCCTCGGGCTTCGAGCGACGCAACAGCCTATGGAGCAACGCCCGCCTGCATTTCGATCTGGGCCCGGGCATACGCTCGGACGCGGAGCTGGGCGTGCTGATCGCCTTCTTCCGCGCCCGGCGGGGCGCTGCGCGCGGGTTCCGCCTCGCCGATCCCAGCGATTTCAGCTCCAACGGCATGGTCGACGCGCCCAGCGCCGTGGATCAGGTGATCGGCGTGGGCGACGGCACCGCTTCCAGCTTCCCGCTGGTCAAGCACTATGGCGATGAAGCGCAAGACCCGCAGCAGCGCCGCATCACCCGCCCCCGCGCCGGGAGCGTGCTGGTCAGCGTGAATGGCGTGGGCGTGACCAATGGCTGGGCGCTGGAAGAGAGCGGCATCGTCAGCTTCACCACCGCGCCCGCTGCCGGGGCCACGGTGCGCGCCGGCTTCCTCTTCGACGTGCCGGTGCGCTTCGAGCAGGACACGCTCGACATTTCCGGCGCGGGTTTCTCCATCGGGGAGGCCCCCAGCGTGCCCGTGATCGAAATCCGGGAGGCGGTATGA
- a CDS encoding lysozyme family protein, whose product MATSRYTSTTSTTQSLMVEVRAVTQGFAQDLAAMRSSVDTSLIGGFTQAGSTLDTSLSNALKKGTSGFSDLREAGISALAAIAAQATGMLSTSGSATGITSLLSAVSGLPGRATGGPVSPGQAYLVGERGPEVFVPTAAGAIANTGNGGNGGNRTMNVAINVGSSAGADAPAALARSSRQIASALRRVMVQS is encoded by the coding sequence ATGGCCACATCGCGTTACACCAGCACCACCTCCACCACGCAAAGCCTGATGGTGGAGGTGCGCGCCGTCACGCAGGGCTTCGCGCAGGATCTGGCGGCGATGCGCTCCAGTGTGGACACATCGCTGATCGGCGGCTTTACGCAGGCGGGCAGCACGCTGGACACCAGCCTGTCCAATGCGCTGAAAAAGGGCACCAGCGGCTTCTCCGATCTGCGTGAGGCCGGGATCAGCGCTCTGGCCGCGATTGCCGCACAGGCGACGGGCATGCTGAGCACCAGCGGTAGCGCCACTGGCATCACCAGCCTGCTCTCCGCCGTCAGCGGACTGCCGGGGCGGGCCACCGGAGGCCCGGTCTCCCCCGGGCAGGCCTATCTGGTGGGCGAGCGCGGGCCTGAAGTCTTCGTGCCCACCGCTGCTGGCGCCATCGCCAACACCGGCAATGGCGGCAATGGCGGCAACCGCACCATGAATGTCGCCATCAATGTGGGCAGCAGTGCCGGGGCCGATGCGCCCGCCGCCCTCGCCCGATCCTCGCGCCAGATCGCCAGCGCCCTGCGCCGCGTGATGGTGCAGAGCTGA
- a CDS encoding phage tail assembly chaperone, which translates to MTEQAFGPAANRLAGLTARVLGWRPDTFWAATPAELAAVLAPDADPARAAIAPLSRTDFERLMEKDLWPHRVTPAPPPPRKA; encoded by the coding sequence GTGACGGAGCAGGCTTTCGGCCCCGCCGCCAACCGCCTCGCCGGGCTGACGGCGCGGGTGCTGGGGTGGCGCCCGGACACCTTCTGGGCCGCCACCCCAGCCGAACTCGCCGCCGTGCTGGCGCCTGATGCCGATCCTGCCCGCGCCGCCATCGCACCTTTGTCTCGCACGGACTTCGAACGCCTGATGGAGAAAGACCTATGGCCACATCGCGTTACACCAGCACCACCTCCACCACGCAAAGCCTGA
- a CDS encoding gene transfer agent family protein: protein MSDPAANPWRGEASLLIANTARLLRPSFTALVAAEEELGPLLALVERAAEGQLRLAEITALFWHCLARREELTREMVGDAVLEAGLANATQPLRVLLRQIVQGAG from the coding sequence ATGAGCGATCCTGCCGCCAATCCGTGGCGTGGCGAGGCCAGCCTGCTGATCGCCAACACCGCGCGCCTGCTGCGCCCCAGCTTTACCGCGCTGGTCGCCGCCGAGGAGGAACTGGGGCCTTTGCTGGCCCTGGTGGAGCGCGCGGCGGAAGGGCAGTTGCGCCTTGCCGAGATCACCGCGCTGTTCTGGCACTGCCTCGCCCGGCGTGAAGAGTTGACGCGCGAGATGGTGGGCGATGCGGTGCTCGAAGCCGGGCTTGCCAATGCCACCCAGCCCTTGCGCGTCCTGCTGCGTCAGATCGTGCAGGGGGCGGGGTGA
- a CDS encoding phage major tail protein, TP901-1 family, protein MTVQSGAAFLLKISDGADTPTYQTVAGLRTTQMSVAGQAVAVTSKDSGGWRELLSGGGARSISVSAAGVFMGSAAEGQIRANALSGVLASYRLSFEDGQSLTGQFLVQKLDYSGDYNGERAYTLQLESSGAVVAG, encoded by the coding sequence ATGACTGTTCAATCCGGCGCCGCCTTTCTGCTCAAGATTTCCGATGGCGCGGACACACCGACTTACCAGACCGTCGCGGGCCTGCGCACCACGCAGATGTCGGTGGCGGGGCAGGCCGTGGCTGTCACCAGCAAGGACAGCGGAGGGTGGCGCGAACTGCTCTCGGGCGGCGGGGCACGGTCGATTTCGGTGAGCGCGGCGGGGGTCTTTATGGGCTCGGCGGCGGAGGGGCAGATCCGTGCCAATGCGCTCTCGGGCGTGCTGGCCTCCTACCGCCTCAGCTTTGAGGATGGGCAGAGCCTGACCGGCCAGTTCCTCGTGCAGAAGCTGGATTACTCGGGCGATTACAATGGCGAGCGGGCCTATACGCTGCAACTGGAAAGCTCCGGCGCGGTGGTGGCCGGATGA
- a CDS encoding DUF3168 domain-containing protein produces MDLPLRAALIAWLAADPDLSAQLNAITEEAPSRTALPWLAIATSASADWSTKTETGYEIRIALDLHCRGDTPDAAAALVSAIDARIRALPAQQSGFRVATIRFLRARTQQTDAATRTVLIEFSFRTLNGEAL; encoded by the coding sequence ATGGACCTGCCCCTGCGCGCCGCGCTGATCGCATGGCTGGCCGCCGATCCCGACCTCTCGGCCCAACTCAACGCCATCACCGAGGAAGCGCCCTCTCGCACCGCCCTGCCGTGGCTGGCCATTGCCACCAGCGCCAGCGCCGACTGGAGCACCAAGACCGAGACCGGCTACGAGATCCGCATCGCGCTGGACCTCCATTGCCGGGGCGACACACCCGATGCCGCCGCCGCTCTGGTCAGCGCCATTGATGCCCGCATCCGCGCCCTGCCCGCGCAGCAAAGCGGCTTTCGCGTGGCGACGATCCGCTTTCTGCGCGCCCGCACCCAGCAGACCGATGCCGCCACCCGCACCGTGCTGATCGAATTCAGCTTCCGCACCCTCAACGGAGAAGCCCTATGA
- a CDS encoding head-tail connector protein, producing the protein MMRTIVTPAVLPPAALAELKQWLGISTTQDDDSLSSLLAMALEVCADFTGMLPLLCTVEESLGLHGQRPQEPWSQAWPFAHPRWHRLTSTPVKSVAAVAGLQGDGTPIAVEDVEIRIDASGACQLRIDPPHGCTSALVTLEAGLAADWDHLPQPLHHGIIRLAAHQYRMRETAGADALPPASVTALWRPYRRMRVT; encoded by the coding sequence ATGATGCGGACGATTGTCACGCCTGCGGTGCTGCCGCCTGCGGCGCTGGCCGAGTTAAAGCAGTGGCTGGGCATCTCCACCACGCAGGATGATGACAGCCTTTCCTCCCTGCTGGCCATGGCGCTGGAGGTCTGCGCCGATTTCACCGGCATGCTGCCGCTGCTCTGCACGGTGGAGGAAAGTCTGGGGCTTCATGGGCAGCGCCCCCAGGAGCCATGGAGCCAGGCATGGCCCTTTGCCCATCCGCGCTGGCACCGGCTGACCAGCACGCCGGTCAAATCGGTCGCTGCGGTGGCCGGGCTGCAGGGTGATGGCACGCCCATCGCGGTCGAGGATGTCGAGATCCGCATCGATGCCTCGGGCGCCTGCCAGTTGCGGATCGATCCGCCCCATGGCTGCACCAGCGCGCTGGTCACGCTCGAGGCCGGGTTGGCGGCGGATTGGGACCATCTGCCCCAGCCGCTGCATCACGGCATCATCCGCCTCGCCGCGCATCAATACCGCATGCGCGAAACCGCCGGAGCCGATGCCCTGCCGCCCGCCTCGGTCACGGCGCTGTGGCGGCCCTACCGCCGGATGCGGGTGACATGA
- a CDS encoding phage major capsid protein, producing the protein MENPETTPLDASFDLLARQEAADQALTALRSDIAEVKSRLDRQHRADSRLPLGGATAPQSSSFTENYLRRGQEAELKSLTIGSPADGGYAVPTQLDARIAERLTAISPIRAIAQVVQTSTSDYRKLISLGGTVSGWVSESAARSASATPSFAEIVPPSGDLYANPSASQQMLDDAAFDLESWLAQEIATEFGRAEGAAFINGTGTNQPSGFLSTPIASTADATRSFGTLQYLASGDAATLGAAADGLLIDVVMALKAGHRQGAVWVMNAKTLSTVRKLKDADGAFLWQGSLIDGQPDRLLGYPVVEAADMPDVAAGSTPIAFGNFQNGYIITERFGTRLLRDPYSNKPFVNFYATRRIGGQVLDSEAIKLVKIAAS; encoded by the coding sequence ATGGAAAATCCCGAAACCACACCCCTCGATGCGTCCTTCGATCTGCTCGCCCGGCAGGAGGCCGCCGATCAGGCGTTGACCGCCCTGCGCTCCGACATCGCCGAGGTGAAATCGCGGCTGGACCGCCAGCACCGCGCCGACAGCCGCCTGCCTCTGGGTGGCGCCACCGCCCCGCAGAGCAGCAGCTTCACCGAAAACTATCTGCGCCGGGGGCAGGAGGCGGAGCTGAAATCGCTCACCATCGGCTCGCCCGCCGATGGCGGCTATGCTGTGCCCACGCAGCTGGACGCGCGCATTGCCGAAAGGCTGACCGCCATCAGCCCGATCCGCGCCATCGCTCAGGTGGTGCAGACCAGCACTTCGGATTACCGCAAGCTGATCTCGCTGGGCGGCACCGTCTCGGGCTGGGTCAGCGAGAGCGCCGCGCGCAGTGCCAGTGCCACACCCAGCTTTGCCGAGATCGTGCCGCCCTCGGGCGACCTCTATGCCAATCCCTCGGCCAGCCAGCAGATGCTCGACGATGCCGCCTTCGATCTGGAAAGCTGGCTGGCGCAGGAAATCGCCACGGAGTTCGGCCGCGCCGAGGGTGCCGCCTTCATCAACGGCACCGGCACCAACCAGCCGAGCGGTTTCCTCTCTACCCCCATCGCCAGCACGGCAGATGCCACCCGCAGCTTCGGCACGCTGCAGTATCTGGCCAGCGGTGACGCCGCCACGCTGGGAGCCGCCGCCGATGGCCTGCTGATCGATGTGGTGATGGCGCTGAAAGCCGGGCATCGCCAGGGCGCCGTCTGGGTGATGAATGCCAAGACGCTGTCCACTGTGCGCAAGCTCAAGGACGCCGATGGCGCCTTCCTGTGGCAGGGCAGCCTGATCGACGGCCAGCCCGACCGTCTGCTGGGCTACCCCGTGGTCGAGGCTGCCGATATGCCCGATGTGGCGGCGGGCAGCACCCCCATCGCCTTCGGCAATTTCCAGAACGGCTACATCATCACCGAGCGCTTCGGCACCCGCCTGCTGCGCGATCCCTACAGCAACAAGCCCTTCGTCAACTTCTACGCCACGCGCCGCATCGGTGGCCAGGTGCTGGACAGCGAGGCGATCAAGCTGGTGAAGATCGCGGCTTCCTAA
- a CDS encoding HK97 family phage prohead protease, whose protein sequence is MAVSPTIVPSPLRFAGYAALFGQRDAGRDTIHHGAFARTLASRDTPLPLYWQHNPAQRIGWIEQAGEDERGLRILASIDNPAGGAAAALKAGRVNGLSFGYRARSFTRDAAGRDLHDIDLFEISLVTHPMQHGARVHMIA, encoded by the coding sequence ATGGCGGTGAGCCCAACCATCGTCCCTTCGCCCCTGCGCTTTGCCGGCTATGCCGCGCTCTTCGGCCAGCGCGATGCCGGGCGGGACACCATCCACCACGGCGCCTTCGCCCGCACGCTGGCCAGCCGCGACACGCCCCTGCCCCTCTACTGGCAGCACAACCCCGCCCAGCGCATCGGCTGGATCGAGCAGGCGGGCGAGGATGAGCGCGGCCTGCGCATCCTCGCCAGCATAGATAATCCGGCAGGCGGGGCCGCCGCCGCGCTGAAGGCGGGCCGGGTGAACGGCCTCTCCTTCGGCTACCGCGCCCGCAGCTTCACCCGCGATGCAGCGGGACGCGACCTGCACGACATCGACCTCTTCGAGATCAGCCTGGTGACTCACCCCATGCAGCATGGGGCGCGGGTCCACATGATCGCCTGA
- a CDS encoding DUF6127 family protein, with protein sequence MQREDMLARLMAQDRASGGDLVTLRAIVEEASELGAERMLYRMGLSDDGASEDLSELRDLLQAWRDAKASAWRAVIDWTVRALMALLLIGIAVRSGALAPWR encoded by the coding sequence CTGCAACGTGAAGATATGCTCGCCCGGCTCATGGCGCAGGATCGCGCCTCGGGCGGCGATCTGGTGACCTTGCGCGCCATCGTCGAGGAAGCGAGCGAATTGGGCGCCGAAAGGATGCTCTACCGCATGGGCCTGAGCGATGACGGCGCCAGCGAGGATCTTTCCGAACTGCGCGACCTTTTGCAGGCATGGCGCGATGCCAAGGCCAGCGCCTGGCGCGCCGTCATCGACTGGACGGTGCGCGCGCTGATGGCGCTGCTGCTGATCGGCATCGCCGTGCGGTCGGGGGCGCTGGCGCCATGGCGGTGA
- a CDS encoding phage portal protein, with the protein MKLLQSLAAAFKGGGPRVPLARPYGSPWSWGDIGANRLPYDYRRAVVCAYLDNPVAHRAVRLVADGIGGAPLCQTDPALTRLVTATSAGQPLLETLASQMLLHGNAYVQVLKDANGWPVELFALRPERVTLIPGANGWPTGITYRLGEQLLNIPMEDTDASPNIIHIRDYHPADDHYGTGCLSAADQAVATHNAAAAWNRSLLENAARPSGALVYDASNGGGLSTDQFDRLREELNRAFAGGGNAGRPLLLEGGLKWQSLSMSPADMDFASLKAAAARDIALAFGVPPMLLGLPGDSTYNNYKEANKALWRLTLLPLAARLFAALGEGLQGWFPEARLAVDADRVPALAEDRQALWTQVNGAGFLSDAEKRVLLGLPEDLAAPPPCAAPEEVQP; encoded by the coding sequence ATGAAACTGCTGCAATCCCTCGCCGCCGCCTTCAAGGGCGGAGGGCCCCGCGTGCCGCTCGCCCGCCCCTATGGCTCGCCATGGAGCTGGGGTGACATCGGCGCCAACCGCCTGCCCTATGACTACCGCCGCGCGGTGGTCTGCGCCTATCTCGACAACCCCGTCGCCCATCGCGCGGTGCGGCTGGTGGCTGATGGCATCGGTGGGGCGCCGCTCTGCCAGACCGACCCGGCGCTCACCAGACTGGTTACCGCCACCAGCGCGGGGCAGCCTTTGCTCGAAACCTTGGCCAGCCAGATGCTGCTGCATGGCAATGCCTATGTGCAGGTGCTGAAAGACGCCAATGGCTGGCCGGTGGAACTCTTCGCCCTGCGTCCGGAACGCGTCACGCTGATCCCCGGTGCCAATGGTTGGCCCACCGGCATCACCTATCGTCTGGGCGAGCAGCTGCTCAACATCCCGATGGAGGATACCGACGCCTCGCCCAACATCATCCATATCCGCGACTATCACCCCGCCGACGATCATTATGGCACGGGCTGCCTCTCCGCCGCCGATCAGGCCGTGGCGACGCATAATGCCGCCGCCGCGTGGAACCGCTCGCTGCTGGAGAATGCCGCGCGGCCTTCGGGGGCGCTGGTGTACGATGCCTCCAATGGCGGCGGGCTTTCGACCGACCAGTTCGACCGGCTGCGCGAGGAACTCAACCGCGCCTTTGCCGGGGGCGGCAATGCCGGGCGTCCGCTGCTGCTGGAGGGCGGGCTGAAGTGGCAGTCGCTGTCCATGAGCCCGGCGGATATGGATTTCGCCTCGCTGAAGGCAGCGGCGGCGCGGGATATTGCGCTGGCCTTCGGGGTGCCGCCGATGCTGCTCGGCCTGCCCGGCGATTCGACCTACAACAACTATAAGGAGGCCAACAAGGCGCTGTGGCGGCTGACTTTGCTGCCGCTGGCAGCGCGGCTGTTCGCGGCTTTGGGCGAAGGCTTGCAGGGCTGGTTCCCCGAGGCGCGTCTGGCCGTCGATGCAGACCGGGTGCCAGCGCTGGCCGAGGACCGGCAGGCGCTGTGGACTCAGGTGAACGGCGCCGGGTTCCTGTCGGATGCCGAGAAGCGCGTGCTGCTGGGCCTGCCCGAGGATCTGGCCGCGCCCCCGCCCTGCGCCGCGCCAGAAGAGGTGCAGCCATGA
- a CDS encoding DNA-packaging protein has protein sequence METDRRLDWLLNLPARERLQQLSRLSPEELGAMAYDWPLWARKNQLPPKGDWRLWLVMAGRGFGKTRMGSEWVRMVAQADSMARIALVAASLGEARSVMVEGESGILACSPPRRRPRFEPSLRRLVWPNGAVATLYSAAEPDSLRGPQHSHAWCDEIAKWDNSASRAELAWDNMLMGLRLGERPQAMATTTPRAVPLLTRLLKDEDAIITRGRTKDNRANLPERFIRETRASLGSALLARQELDGEMLLDHAGALWTRALIESCREAVPASPPARMVVGVDPPASAEGDACGIVVVALGQDGIARVLADASVPRPSPERWARAVADTAALWNADRVVAEANQGGAMVESVLRAASIALPLRLVHATRGKAARAEPVAALYEAGRVRHCGQFAALEDELCGLITGGSYQGPGRSPDRADAAVWALTELMLGTTPGPRVRDL, from the coding sequence ATGGAGACTGATCGCCGCCTTGATTGGCTCCTCAACCTCCCCGCCAGGGAAAGGCTGCAACAGCTCTCCCGCCTGTCCCCTGAGGAACTGGGCGCCATGGCCTATGACTGGCCGCTCTGGGCGCGCAAGAACCAGCTGCCTCCCAAGGGCGACTGGCGGCTGTGGCTGGTGATGGCCGGGCGCGGCTTCGGCAAGACGCGGATGGGCTCGGAATGGGTGCGCATGGTGGCGCAGGCCGATTCCATGGCCCGCATCGCGCTGGTCGCCGCCTCTCTGGGCGAGGCGCGCAGCGTGATGGTCGAGGGCGAGAGCGGCATCCTTGCCTGCTCGCCCCCGCGCCGCCGCCCGCGTTTCGAACCCTCGCTGCGCCGGCTGGTCTGGCCGAACGGCGCGGTCGCCACGCTCTATTCCGCCGCCGAGCCCGACAGCCTGCGCGGCCCCCAGCACAGCCACGCCTGGTGCGACGAGATCGCCAAATGGGATAATTCGGCCTCCCGCGCCGAGCTGGCATGGGACAATATGCTGATGGGCCTGCGCCTTGGCGAGCGCCCTCAGGCCATGGCCACCACCACGCCGCGCGCGGTCCCTTTGCTCACCCGCCTGCTGAAGGATGAAGATGCCATCATCACGCGGGGCCGCACGAAAGACAACCGCGCCAACCTGCCCGAACGCTTTATCCGCGAAACCCGCGCCAGCCTCGGCTCGGCCCTGCTGGCCCGGCAGGAACTCGATGGCGAAATGCTGCTCGACCACGCCGGAGCCCTCTGGACCCGCGCCCTGATCGAAAGCTGCCGCGAAGCCGTCCCCGCCTCTCCGCCCGCGCGGATGGTGGTGGGTGTCGATCCCCCCGCCTCGGCGGAGGGCGACGCTTGCGGCATCGTGGTGGTGGCGCTGGGTCAGGACGGCATCGCCCGCGTGCTGGCCGATGCCAGCGTGCCCCGCCCCAGCCCCGAGCGCTGGGCCCGCGCCGTGGCGGACACCGCTGCCCTATGGAACGCCGATCGCGTGGTGGCCGAGGCCAATCAGGGCGGCGCCATGGTGGAAAGCGTGCTGCGCGCCGCCAGCATCGCCCTGCCTCTGCGGCTGGTCCATGCCACGCGCGGCAAGGCGGCACGGGCCGAACCGGTCGCCGCGCTCTATGAGGCAGGCCGGGTGCGCCATTGCGGCCAATTCGCGGCGCTGGAGGATGAGCTTTGCGGGCTCATCACCGGGGGCTCTTACCAGGGGCCGGGCCGCTCGCCCGACCGGGCCGATGCCGCCGTCTGGGCGCTGACCGAACTGATGCTGGGCACCACGCCCGGCCCGCGCGTGCGGGATCTCTAA